The following DNA comes from Camelina sativa cultivar DH55 chromosome 14, Cs, whole genome shotgun sequence.
ATTGTAGGGTAGATTTCAAGGATCTCGAAggctatatatagatatgttaaTGGGCCGAACCGCCAAAAAGGCCCGTTTGCATGAAAAAATCGATATTgtcttctccctttttttttttgtccaattgCTCTGAGAAGGTGTGTATCGGAGAGAGAGGGTTGAACAATCCGAATAAGGTTGTTATGGTAGGTAGCTAACATCCGTACTACACGATCCGAATAAGGTTGTTGAGGATGAATTAAGTAGTAGGTAGTTAATATATGTAATACACATCTCTTATTTGACTCGCAGGTTGATGTAGAAGCTGTTTGGTACACTTGCAAGATGTAGAATCTACTTATTGGATTCAAATAAGTAGATTCAATCAGTTTTTCTGTCAAAGTTATACCAACGTTTTTCTACGAAAGATCGATCTCTTGGTCAGACCGTCAGAGCAACAAGTCAGTAACAATGGCCAGTTTCAAATTCTTCTTTGTTGTCACAATCTTGGTTATGTTTCATCCTGCAGcaatctcttttgtttcttccagTTTGGAGGTAAAGCATGAAAaatgttatttacttttaaaatttcttaaaataattatcaTTCCTACAGCCATTTTCAGATCAATCTTGAGATCCTAAGCTTTCATGAGAATTCGAAAAAATTCTGGGATATTCATCATAGTTTCCTCTAGTCGaaatttttttcacattttttttgcgATATTTAGGgatattatcatttattatgTTACAATTGACATCAATTTAGCTCGGCGATCAATGTTCGTTGGACGAAGACTGCAATGTTGGACTTGGTTGTTATAAATGCGGTATCGAGGTTGCAAGATGCGTTAGATCAAATATCACATATCCATTCTCCGTTGTggtaagtaattaaaaaaatatatattgaatttacgatatagtttttaaaaaattatgattattaatttattttttttatcaaacgtATCATGAAgcattaatgtttttttttttggtaacagaaCAATTCGATGCCGTTTAATAAATATGCATTTTTGACGACCCACAATTCATTTGCCATTGAAGGAAAACCGTTTCATGTGGCGACCCAAGAAGATACTATAGTTCAACAACTCAACGTGcgttttattaaatcaaatactAACTAAACAATGTATGCTTTTCTTAAACTATTTGAATGTTAtgttacctttttttgtttgttcagaGTGGTGTTCGAGCATTGATGTTAGATACGTACGATTACCAAGGAGATGTATGGTTGTGCCATTCGTTTGACGAAAAATGCTTTGAGCTTACCAAGTTTGTAAGTTCAATctctatatttgcttttgtAACAATTGGACCTTTAAGTTTGTCATTTATTGGAAGAAAAATTATATCCGAACGTACAATGTTTTGGTGTAAATGATTAGTTTTGTTATGTCACTTTTTAGAATCGGGCGATAGATACATTCACGGAGATATTCGCATTCTTGACAGTGA
Coding sequences within:
- the LOC104740027 gene encoding PI-PLC X domain-containing protein At5g67130-like isoform X3 — its product is MASFKFFFVVTILVMFHPAAISFVSSSLELGDQCSLDEDCNVGLGCYKCGIEVARCVRSNITYPFSVVNNSMPFNKYAFLTTHNSFAIEGKPFHVATQEDTIVQQLNSGVRALMLDTYDYQGDVWLCHSFDEKCFELTKFNRAIDTFTEIFAFLTVNPLEIVTLFLVDYVKSPNGLTKVFTDSGLKKFWFPVKNMPLGGQDWPLVKDMVANNQRLIVFTSAESKQNTEGIAYQLKYVVENQSAGNRWTNYVAVNFYKRSIEGGTFQAVDILNGKLLCRRDDVHAC
- the LOC104740027 gene encoding PI-PLC X domain-containing protein At5g67130-like isoform X2, whose product is MASFKFFFVVTILVMFHPAAISFVSSSLELGDQCSLDEDCNVGLGCYKCGIEVARCVRSNITYPFSVVNNSMPFNKYAFLTTHNSFAIEGKPFHVATQEDTIVQQLNSGVRALMLDTYDYQGDVWLCHSFDEKCFELTKFNRAIDTFTEIFAFLTVNPLEIVTLFLVDYVKSPNGLTKVFTDSGLKKFWFPVKNMPLGGQDWPLVKDMVANNQRLIVFTSAESKQNTEGIAYQLKYVVENQYGDDGVKPGECSNRGESALLTNKNKALVLLQGTDGPIMSPSTFTRGVLKEEHSKQLIY